The following are from one region of the Odontesthes bonariensis isolate fOdoBon6 chromosome 16, fOdoBon6.hap1, whole genome shotgun sequence genome:
- the nfrkb gene encoding nuclear factor related to kappa-B-binding protein, producing MDALAHMLTDPLDLKEEKEENGGQITEECMLGNCRVNLPEDLLEDPDVFFSVLSESTWREVLTDSQRQHLRQFLPQFPDNSAEEQDHTISDMFNDRNFTFGNPLHLAQKLFRDGYFNPEVVKYRQLCGRSQRKRHLYSLQQYYHRLLKQILVSRKEVLDFAVHNGLDFPPKRRLPNKTQAEMREPKVRRRLSRILKEVKTECGDSNPSSDDDDMSSWTQAPQSPSSPTQTVSLRVLPSLSTQDMKTTEKVELGELDLKVMLQNHREKRKRQPDNPDLITSDIHLGDILSRANIGRKGTMPLFDLSLPKKKMRDERRKKKLRTIKVESEDPCETLPPSDSSSALPVSIINSLPDAPSTPQTIIKEEIVEECQSSPVAVEEIAVSFFSLMENILRTEGLASTSLLEEKVQMWQSSPASSLNVWFSSASCWSDLVLQALQFLAGETKDGMMALPSGFSPFVEFSDESQQWRWIGPTQDTEKDLSALCQLWLDSKDFVVKTENEDMLEMTSPTPKLSTDYVVRPSTGDERQVFQVQEQHRYNQPHKAYTFRMHGFESVVGPVKGVFDKEMSLNKAREHTLLRSDRPPYVTILSLVRDAAARLPNGEGTRAEICELLKDSQFLAPDVTSAQVNTVVSGALDRLHYEKDPCVKYDIGRKLWIYLHRHRSQEEFERIHQAQAAAAKARKALQQKPKPAAKPKSGSKDGGCRTAGGLEAGQEIGSNPMSPVPTTPTPNTPGTPKSPLTCTATTPTKTGVPDTMKSSPSVLLVSSPSLPQLGTILPTSQSCAPTSQTVTSQHAARIVSHLAAGTLPQVRVVSAQPGLGSSAGQQATLVHQTPHQIRMPVSVAAKGISQAVVSVPLRSASGSSPVQAPNTLSVSAVTVTKPHTGSPGSPANNPTSPAVLQGVSSPNIKQVSITGQLGMKTAGGAGIPITATNLRIQGKDVLRLPPSSITTDAKGQTVLRITPDMMATLAKSPVATVKLTSDFLGTATAGSKSISATLHVTPPHPSASSASGAGACVGDVQTTKATSVASTLLKAAGDTAIRLMPTLAVTMADQKSRTFSTVSSPDKSGATIRIMPGLGVIPQKQGQTITMTTTTGGRPLTASTCANVVTMAANVVAGAKGITVGPGVSGSPLTLGTATATVRQVPATVVTTQTGKLPARITVPISVLNQPLKNKSVVTTPIVKGSLNTNISSLGRNIILTTMPAGTKLIAGNKPVSFVTAQQFQQLQQQGQATQVRIQTVPTQQLQQHMATCSPKTTVSTVVVTTAPSPKCAPDPPPAPQP from the exons ATGGACGCGCTCGCGCACATGCTTACAGATCCTCTCGAtctaaaagaggaaaaagaggaaaacgGTGGCCAAATCACAGAGGAATGCATGCTTGGGAACTGCAGAGTGAACCTTCCAGAGGACCTACTGGAGGAC CCcgatgttttcttttctgtgctGAGTGAAAGCACCTGGAGGGAAGTGCTGACAGATTCCCAGAGGCAACACCTTCGCCAGTTTTTGCCACAGTTTCCTGACAACAGCGCTGAGGAGCAGGACCACACCATCAGCGATATGTTCAACGACAGAAATTTTACTTTTGGCAACCCTCTTCATCTTGCACAGAAGCTATTTAGAG ATGGTTACTTCAATCCTGAGGTGGTCAAGTACAGACAACTGTGTGGCAGGTCCCAGAGGAAACGCCACCTGTACTCCCTTCAGCAGTATTACCACAGACTGCTGAAGCAGATTCTCGTCTCCAGAaag GAGGTGCTGGACTTTGCGGTTCATAATGGTCTGGACTTTCCGCCTAAAAGAAGGTTGCCAAACAAGACTCAAGCTGAAATGCGGGAGCCAAAGGTGAGAAGAAGATTGAGTCGCATACTGAAGGAGGTCAAAACTGAGTGTGGAGACAGCAATCCTTCATCTGATGATGATG ACATGTCGTCATGGACTCAAGCTCCTCAATCACCCTCCTCTCCGACACAAACCGTCTCACTCAGAGTTCTTCCCAGCCTGTCCACCCAAGACATGAAGACTACTG AAAAAGTAGAACTAGGTGAGCTGGACTTGAAAGTCATGCTGCAAAACCATCGCGAGAAGAGGAAGCGGCAGCCA GACAATCCAGACCTGATAACCTCTGATATCCACCTTGGAGACATACTTTCAAGAGCAAATATAGGTCGCAAGGGGACAATGC CGCTCTTTGATCTGTCACTGcctaaaaaaaagatgagagacgagaggaggaagaaaaaatTGAGGACAATAAAAGTAGAATCCGAAGATCCCTGTGAAACGCTCCCACCTTCAGACTCCTCATCAGCACTGCCAGTCAGCATCATCAACTCCCTGCCAGATGCGCCTTCAACGCCACAAACCATCATCAAGGAGGA AATCGTGGAGGAGTGTCAGAGTAGCCCGGTTGCAGTTGAGGAAATAGCTgtcagcttcttcagcttgatgGAAAACATCTTAAGAACAGAGGGTCTTGCCAGTACTTCACTG TTGGAGGAGAAGGTTCAGATGTGGCAGTCGTCTCCAGCCAGCTCCCTCAATGTTTGGTTTTCATCGGCCTCGTGTTGGTCTGATTTGGTTCTCCAAGCTCTGCAGTTTCTTGCAGGAGAGACTAAAG ATGGAATGATGGCGCTCCCCAGCGGCTTCTCTCCGTTTGTGGAGTTTTCTGATGAATCTCAGCAGTGGAGGTGGATTG GTCCCACTCAGGATACAGAGAAGGATCTCAGTGCACTCTGTCAGCTGTGGCTGGACTCCAAAGACTTTGTTGTCAAG ACGGAAAATGAAGACATGTTAGAGATGACTTCTCCCACACCAAAACT TTCTACTGATTATGTGGTGCGGCCCAGCACCGGAGATGAGAGACAAGTCTTTCAAGTTCAG GAGCAGCATCGATACAACCAGCCGCACAAAGCTTACACCTTCAGGATGCATGGCTTTGAATCTGTGGTGGGGCCCGTTAAAGGGGTGTTCGATAAGGAGATGTCTCTCAACAAAGCCAGGGAGCACACGCTGCTTCGCTCAGACCGCCCGCCATACGTCACCATTCTCTCTTTGG tgcgggatgcagcagccaggttaCCCAATGGAGAGGGAACGAGAGCTGAGATCTGTGAACTCTTGAAAGACTCCCAGTTTCTGGCTCCAGACGTCACAAGTGCGCAG GTGAACACGGTTGTCAGTGGGGCTCTGGATAGACTTCACTATGAGAAAGATCCCTGCGTGAAGTATGACATCGGGCGCAAACTGTGGATTTACCTGCATCGCCATCGCAGTCAAGAGGAGTTTG AGAGGATCCACCAGGCTCAAGCTGCAGCTGCAAAAGCAAGAAAAGCTCTGCAGCAAAAGCCCAAACCAGCGGCTAAGCCT AAGTCTGggagcaaagatggaggctgCAGAACCGCTGGAGGTCTGGAAGCAGGGCAGGAAATAGGCTCTAATCCCATGTCACCGGTCCCTACGACGCCCACTCCAAACACACCTGGAACCCCGAAGTCGCCTTTAACGTGCACAGCTACCACGCCAACAAAGACTGGAGTCCCAGATACAATGAAAAGCAGCCCAAG TGTTCTTCTCGTGTCCTCTCCCTCTCTGCCTCAGCTGGGAACCATCTTACCCACGAGTCAGTCTTGCGCGCCAACCTCACAGACGGTCACGTCCCAACACGCCGCTCGGATAGTGAGTCACCTGGCGGCGGGCACCCTCCCTCAGGTGCGGGTTGTTTCCGCTCAGCCTGGCCTGGGTTCCTCTGCAGGCCAGCAGGCCACACTGGTGCATCAGACCCCCCACCAGATCCGGATGCCGGTGTCGGTGGCGGCCAAGGGCATTTCACAG GCAGTGGTTTCTGTACCTCTGAGGAGTGCGTCTGGTAGTAGTCCGGTCCAGGCTCCCAACACTCTGTCTGTGTCGGCTGTAACTGTAACCAAACCTCACACCGGATCTCCTGGAAGCCCAGCTAACAACCCTACTTCCCCAGCTGTGCTGCAGGGCGTCAGCAGCCCAAACATCAAACAG GTGTCCATCACGGGACAACTAGGAATGAAGACTGCAGGCGGTGCAGGGATCCCGATAACGGCAACAAACCTGCGTATCCAGGGCAAAGACGTCCTCCGTCTCCCACCGTCCTCCATCACCACCGACGCTAAAGGCCAGACGGTGCTGCGGATCACCCCGGACATGATGGCAACTCTTGCCAAATCTCCAGTAGCAACGGTCAAACTCACCTCTGACTTTTTGGGCACCGCCACCGCAGGCAGCAAGAGCATATCGGCCACTCTGCATGTGACGCCGCCCCACCCTTCCGCCTCTTCTGCCTCAGGTGCGGGGGCCTGTGTAGGGGACGTGCAGACCACTAAAGCAACCTCTGTCGCCTCCACCTTGTTGAAGGCTGCGGGAGACACAGCCATACGTCTGATGCCTACGTTGGCCGTCACTATGGCCGATCAGAAATCCAGGACCTTCTCCACCGTTAGCTCGCCCGACAAGAGCGGCGCCACCATCAGGATAATGCCAGGCCTTGGGGTCATCCCGCAGAAACAGGGGCAGACTATCACCATGACGACCACCACAGGCGGCAGACCCCTCACAGCGTCTACGTGCGCTAATGTTGTGACCATGGCTGCCAATGTTGTGGCCGGGGCCAAGGGCATCACGGTGGGTCCCGGAGTCTCCGGCTCGCCTCTGACTCTGGGAACAGCCACCGCTACCGTGCGACAGGTTCCCGCCACAGTCGTCACAACGCAAACG GGGAAGTTACCGGCACGGATTACTGTCCCCATTTCTGTGCTCAACCAGCCGCTGAAAAACAAGAGCGTTGTGACGACACCGATCGTTAAAGGAAGTCTGAATACAAA CATCAGCAGCCTGGGCAGGAACATCATCCTGACCACGATGCCTGCTGGCACAAAGCTCATTGCAGGAAACAAACCAGTCAGCTTTGTCACGGCGCAGCAgttccagcagcttcagcagcaagGACAGGCCACACAG gtTCGGATTCAAACCGTCCCGAcgcagcagctccagcagcacaTGGCAACATGCTCCCCAAAAACAACCGTTTCAACAGTCGTGGTCACCACGGCACCTTCACCCAAATGTGCACCGGATCCTCCACCCGCTCCTCAACCTTAA